Part of the Melopsittacus undulatus isolate bMelUnd1 chromosome Z, bMelUnd1.mat.Z, whole genome shotgun sequence genome is shown below.
agatgtaGGCTACAGCTGTCCTGTAAGTCCACTATAAATAGAGTGAAAAATGTAGTTAGAAGTACATATTCACCTCAATAAATACAAGACAAAGTGcaacttaaataaaaaaaaaccaacaacccacaGAATCCCACAAAGCTGCTGTACTTGTGTTGTTAAAAAAGTTTAGGATATGCCTAGGTAAAGCAGACTGAAAATGTGAAGATGAAGGGGACAGATATGCAAATTTTCAGAGCATAAGTAGAGGCAGATGCatataagaaaacagaattacaaCCAACCACACTTCTATTCATGCTACTATAACTAAGTCGGAAGACTGAGAAGTAACAGGATTTGACCTTGATGTCAAGCGAATTAGGTTTAGCTTTTTGCTGACGTAAATGGCACTAGAAACTCAGAAGAAAATCATGGTACATACCTGAACACCTTTTAGTTGAATGTAGTCAACTATAAACCATGCCAAGCAGTGACACATGAAAAAAACCATTATATCCCATCTAAATACATGATGAGCTGCCCATCCAATAACTAGACTGGCAACAAAGCATTCTGAGATCGGTTCACAGATTATTGTGGCAGGCAACATATTAATGCGCAGTTTGGCCCACCTAGAAAGGACAACAAATCAGTTCTGACTATGCATTATTCTTTGGGTCTTTGTCCCCCACATCATCAAATGATAGGACATCACAGTGTTTTCTGACAGTGTTATTTAATTTACACctccaaaaaataaaaccctgcaAAATTTCTCCCTTTCAAAGATACTGCACATAGTTTTTAAAAGGTATTAAGgtggttgttggtttgggtttttttgtggggtggGGGCAGTTTAGGGAGCTTTCAATATTTAGTCATACTTGTGTGGAAAGTCAGTGTTTCCCTCCCAACATTAACAAGAAGCATGCATTAAGCTATGTGTTGGAACTTCAGCATTCTGTACATAAAATCAAATTAGCTTGGAAGATGTATTCCTTCTCATTATCAGTTATCCAAATGAGAAACAGGTGACATGGTAGGAGAGGAAGTAAAGAGTAAAATTTTTACCTGATCATTCTGGACTGAAACTGAGAAATAGAATATGAACCAGAGTTTTGCATTGCAACTTGTGTGGCCATTGCAAATTTCCAGCccctgaaaaatatatttattattacaaatagcatgaagagatgaaaaaaaaaaaaaaagaattaggtAACACATACCAAGAATTTTATTCATCTTGGAAATTTCCACTGGCATATGTGCCGTATTATTAAAGCAGGCATACGAAAAACTTAAGTGTATAACATCAAGtcttttcagtggaaaagagCAAATACCATTTGAATAATGCTTACAGTTTTTTATAAAACTTATTTCTAAAGGAATTGACAATGATATGGCTTAATTATTTGTAAAAGACTAAAGACTACAGAACAAAGCACATCATAAGCATTTTTGGTGTACAGAGGTCAGGCTGACCTGAACACCTACACTTAGAATATGTaccatgtgtttaaaaaaaacaacaacaaaaaacaaacaaacccacaaggcttgaaatacatttaatataatAAGCTTAATTCAGAGTCATCTTACCTGTCAGCTATAGCTTTGGCCATAAAGTAATCTTCAGCAATATACTGTGCAAAAGCTATGAGTCCTCCAGCTTGGTCCAAGACATCCTTTCTCATCAAGCATGACATTCCTGTTACACACTTAAAGCCAGTTAAGTTGGCTGAAATATATGACCTTGGATGAGAAGTTCCGAAATaaacctgcaaaaaacaggtACGGCTTTTAAAActttgtatgtatttatgtagTAGTACAAAAAGATTTGTGCTATATCTCCTTGCTCTTCTcttgcaaaaggaaattcagaccCCACAtcacaaaacaataaaaaaaaataaaaatcacatgaGCTGCCCTCTCATGCAATGAAGGAGTACCAAATTTCACTGCACTCTCATGCTTCACATTTCTGCCTTTGACACACATTAACTAGCTTTGGGGATAAAATGCCTTATACATGCCAGCTTAGAATGAAAAACAGTTATTAAATTACATGTCTTGAGAcataagaaacaaacaagaaaactcaGCCCTTCTATTCTACAAGAAAATCTACTGAGAAAGAACAGAGGggagaacagaacagaattaaTGATATGAAGATGGTGGATAGAAACCAACTGTTCACTTTGCCTTCAAAAACAATGTAGGACATGAAATAACATTACAGAAGAACAAGGGTCAGACTGAACAAGGAGGTGGTTCCTGTAACAGAAAGCAGATCTACAGAACTTCCTGGTAGACAGCTATAGGTGTTCACTATCTATGTGGACTCAAAGAAAAGTTCACGTAAGAAATCTGTTCTTATAATATTCTCAATACCATATATTGAGGATTAGCAAATACACAAGTTTACTTCTTGCTCAGGAAGCTGCTCAGATGAAAATTGCAAAGTTGAGACAGTATTACAGGAAAACAGGATGTAAGTCATGCTTGTGTTCTACTGCCCTTAAAAGCTCTACTTAACCAGTGCTGGAAATAAGATACTGTGTGAGCTGGACTTTGCTCTGACTTGTCATGgccatttctttgtttcttttcagacataaaaatagaattaaaacaTTGAATCATGTAACAgtttggactggaaaggacctcaagatcatcatgttccaaccccctgccaagtCCCTTTCTGACTAAGCCCTAGAAAGAGTTCCTTAgttttaataaatttttaaataagatcCATAGTTTTCATCCCGTAACGTTTATTGTTTGTATTATAAACTTAAATGCTGAAAGAATGTTCAGAACAGCACAGTAAAATTTTGGAGCATTTAAAAAGTTCTTCTGGATAGTCTGAAGTGTGACAGTGggtgaaaataaacatttcttcactCAAAATATGTAAGAGGCACTATAGAACTTTTAGTCAttataaatgaaacaaataataaataaaataaaataagataaagataaaaccaaaccaacatgGCACTTACCTGTTCAAGGGTAGCAGCAAAACCCTGTCTGTCTGCAACATATGGAAGCCCATGGACCAAGCCTACTTTTTCAGTCATTTGACTGGCCATATCGGTCAGCGTGTCTGGCGTTACTAAGTGACAAATGAAAAACGGACAGTTCATTAAGCCATTCTGTCATTATTTTTTcgacatttttcatttctgcttatATTCTCAGTCAAAATCATCTCCAACAACTGCTTGCCTACAGCGAGTAACAGCAATAGAACAGTTAGTACATTACAAGACACACCTACCTCTGATTCCGCTATCACAGATCCATACAAGATCATATTTGGCAACTTCATAGCCAGGCATTAAGTTGTTAATCTTGGGATTGATGCCAACTTTCTTGCCAcctaaaaaatacaaacatcatACACAAATAATATATGGGTGGTTTTTAGAATTCGGAATCAATACCCagaatatttaaatgtaataaCTGAAGAACAGTGAATAAATTCTTAAAGCACACTTTTATGAAAAAGATTTAAATTTTAAGTATTCCTTCACTTCTATATTTCAGATCTTCCTACAATTATACAGGGatctaaaaaataaagaaaatactcaAATGCTTTCTCAAAATGGCAGGGTAACAAGgttaatgtaattaaaaggGCAGTAGAATTATAAATCTTACTAGTACATTCTGGAAATACTCTCTGCCTCTTATTTCTTAAGACTATTGATTATGACCATTAAACTCCACAGTAACTttagcagaaaaattaaaaaggagcagaaaaaagtgaaacaaaagtCTTCTGCTTCCAACTGACAGACATGGTCCATTTTGCTTCATGTCAGAGAAAAAGACTGACACTACCACCTAGCTCTAATATCCCTTGCCTCctgtaatttaaatataaagtgAAGAAAGAGCCCTACAGTCTAAGCTGATCAAAAAGGGCTGTTGCAGGGTCTCAAGTGCAAACTCAGCCTCAACTCCAAGCCACTTTCTGTACATTTATTTTAGTGCAAAGACAGGATTTAAACTGCTATTTCAGCCATAGAAGGAAAAAGTTACAGGGGTTGCAGAAGTCACTCCTCCCAGAGCTTTTGGCCCGATATCAGAAATTGTGACTACAAACTTACTTCTTCACTCCAAAAGGATGATTAAACTACAGAACCAACATGGGCTGAACCAAATGactatttatttcagaatactGCATATGGAGTTGAAAAcctaaaaacattttacaagtAACAGTCACACCTTTGAGTTGCTCTGCTTACCTATGAACAGCCTAGCATCAACATTTGGGTATTTGCCAAGGAGCTTTTTGCACACATCAATAGCTGGATCATCATGATCTTGTACACAGAGTAGTACTTCATActagtaaaaacaaaaatgtacacACACGTTTATGCACATATATTTGATATCAATATAGTCTAGGGAATAAAGTTGAACAGtgtaccaaaaagaaaaagtatagaGCAgtgttacagaaattaaaactagAATTAGAGAGGTTGTTTTACAGCTAAATAAGACTTTCACACTTATTTAAGCCAAGTACTAGTGGAAAAAGCAAATTTGCTGTATCCCAGCAAatcttgtactgaggagcagCAGTCTTCCTGTTATTGGAAGGGTTTCTATCAGGCATGAAGCACACCTTAGTATACAAGGTAAATTCTTTATTTCCACTTCAATTTTTGTTCACATATGAGCCTTGAATCAATCATATTCAACGAAATTGCAGCATACAAAATAGTAAACATATGACATTATGATACACTTAACCACATAGCTCTCTGAACTACACCTTCCTTCCCTATACTTTGTAGATGTATATGCAGAACGGAGTTGGAAGACAACTCACAAAGAACAGTATTAGTACACTTAATTGTACAATAAAGGTAAGCTCAAGAACAGGAATATGCTATGTACATCTGTTTTCCATTAATGGAATAATGGTTAAAGAAGTCAACAAGAGGTAAGGGATAACTAGCTGTTTCAGCAATCAATCTACATGCTTGTTACACATGAGCTACAGAGAGTGGGCGAGATAATAGCATTTTAAGGATAACTCATCATTGTGACACAGCTTTGCAAGCCTTGATGgagatatttctgtttctgcattaACAGCAAATTCCTTGAATACTCCTGACTTGATATAAccttcttctctcccttttaAAATTCCTGAACTATTACAAATTTTTAGAGCTCCAATCCAAAGagtaaaattcagaaaatgcaaACTTCTTATCAAGATATTTAGAAGCTATTTTTACAAtccaagattaaaaaaaaaaatcaaattaaaaccaaTATTTTTGGACCTCATTTGATAGAGCAGGTATAAATAAGAGTCCCAAATACTGATCAAAATGTTTCTTATTCTTCCTtacttcaattttattttcagtaaaaatgtaATCTGAACCTTCAAAAGCTGCCTGTGGGCTCAATGATGACAATTTCTGATGTTCTTGTTCACTAAGAAGTATTTAATATAAGACAAgacattaaataaatacattctggCAAGAAAAAAACTGCATTGATAACACAAATCCCCAACCACTAACTGCATTCAAAATATTGTAGAAACTTAAAATCATTAACAACTGCATGGGAGTTGCTAAGACTTGGCCTAGCACTACAAACGATCAGACACACACATCTCTACCTCTTAGAATGCAAACTCAAAGCCAATTTGCCTAAAGAACAAGCAGTATTTGATCCCTATCATTTTACTAGCATggaaaaattgcatttaaaaggtAAAGACCTATCTGCTTAAGCAGACAGGTTCTTCCAACCACAAGAGAACAATCCTGACAGCATAACCACCACAGAAATTACCAGCTGAAGAAATTGGTTCTTTATTGCTCATCCTATTAAATATGTAAAAGCTATTTTTGCTAGCATGTTAATAATCTTCAGTCCACAGTTGCAATGACACTTCTAAATCTGTATTCCCAAAGAAATTTACCAGAATAAAACAACTTTGACATTCCAATATCTGGAAACAGAATATTTCACAGTATTGCAGTAGAAAAGTAAAGAGCAACAAAATGCATGActaaagcagaggaaatacaAAGATGTTTATCTACAAAAATAAGTTCATATGGACataacacaacagaaaaatttCTGCCAAAATTACAATATGCACAGTAGGTAAAAGGTGTTCACTGATAAAAATATTATGGGTAAGTCCTGCAGATTAGAAGCTGTGTAACTGGCTTCTATGGAAGAAAAGATTATTTCACACATGGGATATCACAGGAGAGAATCCATATCACTGCAGGTTGAACTTAGCTTCCCTTGAACAAATTTAAGATTattctttcagaataattttcctCCAAACAGATGAACTTTTGAGTACCAGGTAATATTGTTGGACTAATTTTTGTGGTGTAATGTTAGTTTCTTAAATGAAGTGATTTTGTAGTTATTGTATAGAAGAGCTTTCAAAGAGTTTGGGAATGTTGCTTGTATTAACTTGTGCCCCAGCATTCACACTTCCATTTTCACTCTCTCTGGGAAAACCAGGATTCTCTCTATTGTTACCTGAAATTCAGATTTATGAGTAGCAGTAATATTTTACAACTGCCACCAAAACATGTAAGTTATCAGGAGTAAAGGTTAAGACTATTTCTTACAAAGCAAAATCTAACATAACTGTTTTTCTGAATTCTCAAATTGTATTGATAGTCAAACATTTCAGTTGCTTAACATTTTGAGACTCATCATAGTCATAAAATAGCTTAAGATACTGTTGCAGTTTCTTTGCACTTTTTGCAATGTTCACATACACAGTGTGCCTCAAGCATGCTTTAAACCTACCTTGGGCCACACTTGACCTTCACTGCACTTTTGAGTTGAAAAGAATCAAATGTTCATGCCcaatgcttttcaaaatgctcTAAATTTCATTACTAGaagttgtgtatttttttctgtaagttaCTAATGGTGGAGTTTGTTTTACCCTTCCTACTTCAGAGCAAGTTTAAAGCTCTCAGAATACACAAAGGAAACTTACTGTTACAGCCTACACACACCTTTGACCTTCTACAACTGACAGTCTTGAGAAGAATTAAGGTTTTATTAAATTACAAGTTTTAGAATTCAGGAGACATGCAGTACAAAATGTAGTCCTTTTTCCATTCACAGGAGCATATACCAATTTGCGAACAATACCACAAGCATTGCAGATTTATCCTTTAAGTTGTAAGATCCTTGGAGCAATGACAGCACTTGACACACTTACTTATATTACTTATCATTTATATTAAAAGCTCAGAGTACAACAATAAATACACGTTTTTATTAACCATTTGTTTCCCAGTACCAGTAAGTGACTTGGAGACTATCTTTCCTACCAAAAACTGGTGAGGTACACCACCTCATCACTGACCAATGCTTTGTTAGATGAGCCATCAGTGAGAACTACTAGAAAGTTTCAAGCTATCATTTAAGTGTTCTCTTTAGAGGCTCTGCTACAGAGAAGTAGTTGGGAAGGGTGTCTGGCCTCTCAAACAATCTTTCATAATTGAAGGGTTTCATACTGCTATAAACACAATACGGAAATAATGATCAAATAAATCTTGACAAAGCATGAAGTATGTTTTGTCCCCAAGCCTTGGTCATATTCCTTTATAAACAGCTCTTTAAAATGTAGTAAGTTTTGTTTGTAACACATAAAATGTGCAACAATGCACTTGTTGTGGAAGGAAGAACCACCCAAGGCATAATCAAGTTACATAGTTCCAGCCCAAGATACTCATGACTTTTGGAGGCATGGGAGGAAAAACCAAAAGACACTAGGTTGTATACATACTTTTGGATAATCCAGTTCAAAGAAGGTTTCTAAGTTGCTGATCAGGTTAGGATCCACACCTTTCAACGGCTTTAGAAGTGAAACACCAGGAAGCTTGCTATATGGCTGTTTGTCTGTGGTTTTCTTATTGAGGTGAAGGCGTCTGTAAGGAGAAATAACATAtcaccaaataaaaaaaatacgCTAGAGAATTCCATCCAAAAATACAGTCAGAACTAAGACAGCTTGTGAGTTAAAACTGtcacaaaaatacttttgtttgtAAAAGCAATACCTATTTTTATATCTGACAGTTGCCTATAAAAGCCTTAGCATTTTATGTAGGTTAAACTAATCTTATTTGACTCTTCAGAAGGACATTTCAGATTAATGCATTTTTGCActatgcattttaaacaatAAGAGTGCAACTTTTTCAAGCTACACAGGAGACAAAATTTTTCTGCCTTACTCCATAGCATTAAAACTCATATGGATAATCAGAAAAAGTaatctacttaaaaaaaaaaaaaaaccagatgCTTTTTCCTGGGTTAaattaagcaaaacaaagagcaagCTGAAAGAACAGAGGAAAGAGTTGATCCTTCTGATCCATTTGTTaaccaacacctccaaggaAAGAACAAGGATCAATCAACcatagtgtaaaaaaaaaaaaatctaggaaGTGGACATCAGGCTAGGTCAGAAACACAGACATACAGAGAAAAATTCCAAACACCCATAAATATACAAAAATTGATGATAATGTCACAACTCACTAACATGAATGTTTAATCCTATACTTCTGTGTGAACTAATGTGAAATTAAATTCTGAAGGCTTAACATGCCAGTatacaattatatatatatttacttgaTGAAAATTTGATTAAGTAATTGGAGAGGAAGTATTTGCTAAAGCTTAAAATTTGCAAATCAATGTGTATACTTCATACTGTAGTTTTCTAACATGCCTAGTAGTCAGactgaaagaatattttattgcaACATATATCTAATGGTATCCATTCTTAACTTAAAAACTTTCACACAGCATTTTacaaaaaattacaaacatTACACCAATAAGAAGAGAGAGTCTCAAGAATGTAACTTTGACCAGGAGGAAACAAAAGGTAGATAATGcatgtggggggggggagggggaaaccAGAAGTACTGCTTTTAAAGCAGTCAGTAGCAATGCACATAGCTTTGTACAGAGGCAAAAGCTTTGATGAACAGGAAGAGTGGCACAATAAATGGAAAGAAGTAAGGAGAGAAAGGGTGAAGACAGACTTGAGGCAGGACTGTGATAAAGAATAAGCATCAAGTGATAAAACTGCAGAATTTTTCGAGGCATCACATTATAAACCATGCTGACACATAGGATTATGCCGGTGATCGAACGCAATAATGAAAAAAGCCTACACATGGTGTAAGAGAGGGaagataggacaagaggcagcagcctcaagctgcactagggaaggtttaaactggatattaggaaactATTCTTCACAGAGACAGTGATCAGGCAtcagaacaggctgctcagggaaatGGTAGAGTTACTacccctggaggtatttaaaagatgtggaGATGTGGCACTTATGGATATGGCTTAAGAGTGGACTTGGCAATGTTAAGctaacagttggactcaatatcaaaggtcttttccaacctaagtaATTATATGACTTTATGATAGATGCAATAAGATATTATATATCAGAGTCATTAATTCAATACAGCATTTGGCTTTGCAGGTACAGTACAAGTCCACCCCACCAAGTAGGGAACCCTGGAGTTCGGACAGatttgaaaactgcaaaacGGATCACACAGAAACCACTATCACTTAGGGCCACACACCTCCTAGAAATGGACAGAATGTTCTTAAAGCAAAAACTGAACACCTTGATCTTGTtttcaacctttttttcccctacagtGGAGGAGGACCAGTGTCAGCACAAAGAAGGTATCAGGGGCACAACACCCTCCTCTTGAAACATACACAAGGATTAGTGTCAAGCCCCTGGAAAAACTCTCCCACAACCAACTCTGCATGACAGTTTTCCTTGACAGCATTCATTCCCTTATAGCTTGCTCCCTA
Proteins encoded:
- the UGCG gene encoding ceramide glucosyltransferase: MAVLALALEGLAIFGLILFVVLWLMHFMSIIYTRLHLNKKTTDKQPYSKLPGVSLLKPLKGVDPNLISNLETFFELDYPKYEVLLCVQDHDDPAIDVCKKLLGKYPNVDARLFIGGKKVGINPKINNLMPGYEVAKYDLVWICDSGIRVTPDTLTDMASQMTEKVGLVHGLPYVADRQGFAATLEQVYFGTSHPRSYISANLTGFKCVTGMSCLMRKDVLDQAGGLIAFAQYIAEDYFMAKAIADRGWKFAMATQVAMQNSGSYSISQFQSRMIRWAKLRINMLPATIICEPISECFVASLVIGWAAHHVFRWDIMVFFMCHCLAWFIVDYIQLKGVQGGALCFSKLDYAVAWFIRESMTIYIFLSALWDPTISWRTGRYRLRCGGTAEEILDV